GCCGACGAGGTCCAGGAGCTGTTCGACCAGCTCGCCGCGAAGGACATCACCGTCCGCGGCAGCTACGACGTCTCCGGCCTGCGCGCCGACGCGGACATCATGATCTGGTGGCACGCCGAGACCTCGGACGAGCTGCAGAGCGCCTACAACCTGTTCCGCCGCACCAAGCTGGGCCGCGCGCTGGAGCCGGTGTGGTCGAACATGGCCCTGCACCGCCCGGCCGAGTTCAACAAGTCGCACATCCCGGCCTTCCTGGCCGACGAGAACCCGCGCGACTACGTCAGCGTGTACCCCTTCGTACGCAGCTACGACTGGTACCTGCTGCCCGACGAGGACCGCCGCCGCATGCTCAAGGACCACGGCATGATGGCCCGCGGCTACCCGGACGTGCGTGCCAACACCGTCGCGTCCTTCTCGCTGGGCGACTACGAGTGGCTGCTGGCCTTCGAGGCCGACGAGCTGTACCGCATCGTCGACCTCATGCGTCACCTGCGCGCCTCCGAGGCCCGTATGCACGTCCGTGAAGAAGTCCCCTTCTACACAGGACGCCGCAAGTCCGTCGCCGATCTGGTGGCCGGGCTCGCCTGATACCTCCCCTGGGGGGAAGGACCGGAAGACCGCGTGTTCAGACCGACGCGGGCTTCCGGGGATCGGGAGGCCATGCCCCCGAATCGACGCAGCCGGAGATCCCGCCCGGAAGTTCAGACGACTGGCGGCAGCGGCACCCTGCGGGTGCCCGCTGCCCGGTCGTCCAGCGACACCGGTGCGGGCTCCGGATGCGGCGCACACATGACATACCGTCCCGGCGTGTCACCTGTCAGCAGATACCGCTCCACATGCCGGTCCACGCAGTCGTTGCGTCCGCCGACCACGCCGTGCGTACCGGCCCCCGCCTCCGTGACCAGCGAGGCCTGCGGGCCGAGCCGCCGCTGGAGCTCCAGCGCCCCCGGATAGGGGGTCGCCCCGTCCCGCTCCGCGGCCACCACGAGCGTCCGGGGCAGCGCCACGGCCCCCGCGCCGCCCTCGCCCACACCCTGGCCCATGCCCATGCCCTCGCCCACCGCCACCGGACGCTGCCGGTGTCCGGCCGCCGGCCAGGAGGCGCAGGGCAGGTTCAGGAAGGCGTTCGGCCAGGTCTCGAAGGGGGCGGTCCGGGCCAGTTCGGTGTTGTCGCGGTCCCAGGTCGCCCAGTCCGCGGGCCAGGGCGCGTCGTTGCACAGCACCGCCGTGTAGACCGCCCGCGCGTTCTCGTATCCGGCGGCCGCCGCCGGGTCCGGCCCCGCCTGCTCGGTCAGCGGCCCCGGATCGCCGCGCAGGTAGGCGCTGAGCGCTGCCGCCCGCCGCGGCCAGACGTCGTCGTAGTAGGCGGCCTTGAGGTACGCCGCCTGCAGCTCACCGGTGCCGACCACGCCGCCCGCGGGCGTACGGGCCACCCCCGCCCGGACCTTCTCGTAGCTCGCGCGGACCGCCTCGGCCGTGCGGCCCAGCCCGTAGACGTCGTGGTGGCGGGCCGCCCAGGCGCGGAAGTCGGCCCAGCGCCGCTCGAACGCCGGTGACTGGTCGAGGTTGTTGCGGTACCAGATCCGCCGCGGATCCGGATTGACCGCCGAGTCGAAGACCACCCGGCGCACCTGCCGCGGGTACAGCGTCGCGTAGACCGCGCCGAGGTAGGTCCCGTACGACGCCCCCAGGAAGTTCAGCCGCTCGTCGCCGAGCGCGGCGCGCAGCACGTACAGGTCCCGGACGTTGTCGAGGGTCGTGTAGTGCGCCAGCGCCGCGCCCGCCCGGCGCGCGCAGCCCCGCGCGTACTCCCGGGCCGCCGCGATCCGCTGCTCCTTGTACGCCGTGGAGGGC
This is a stretch of genomic DNA from Streptomyces sp. NBC_00536. It encodes these proteins:
- the hemQ gene encoding hydrogen peroxide-dependent heme synthase: MTAPEKIPNAGKKAKDLNEVIRYTLWSVFKLKDVLPEDRAGYADEVQELFDQLAAKDITVRGSYDVSGLRADADIMIWWHAETSDELQSAYNLFRRTKLGRALEPVWSNMALHRPAEFNKSHIPAFLADENPRDYVSVYPFVRSYDWYLLPDEDRRRMLKDHGMMARGYPDVRANTVASFSLGDYEWLLAFEADELYRIVDLMRHLRASEARMHVREEVPFYTGRRKSVADLVAGLA
- a CDS encoding alpha/beta fold hydrolase, encoding MRTTLTRYGATAALLSFALCAPTAPARAADGPDATAPSGRARTAPEPRPPSETPAERARRLGAETAARRAALHRPRFGACPASEGLADPVRCAVLRVPLDYARPDGPQISLTVSRVTATGDRTARQGSLVYNPGGPGASGMYFPLVADLPEWRRVAAAYDLVGYAPRGVGRSAPLSCQDPAARPAGPTQVPDRPSTAYKEQRIAAAREYARGCARRAGAALAHYTTLDNVRDLYVLRAALGDERLNFLGASYGTYLGAVYATLYPRQVRRVVFDSAVNPDPRRIWYRNNLDQSPAFERRWADFRAWAARHHDVYGLGRTAEAVRASYEKVRAGVARTPAGGVVGTGELQAAYLKAAYYDDVWPRRAAALSAYLRGDPGPLTEQAGPDPAAAAGYENARAVYTAVLCNDAPWPADWATWDRDNTELARTAPFETWPNAFLNLPCASWPAAGHRQRPVAVGEGMGMGQGVGEGGAGAVALPRTLVVAAERDGATPYPGALELQRRLGPQASLVTEAGAGTHGVVGGRNDCVDRHVERYLLTGDTPGRYVMCAPHPEPAPVSLDDRAAGTRRVPLPPVV